The sequence below is a genomic window from Phycodurus eques isolate BA_2022a chromosome 6, UOR_Pequ_1.1, whole genome shotgun sequence.
AGCTAAGCTTTGTGTGCACCGTTTAATTGTTCCGATGTGTGCAACTTACCAAACATAATGGTTCTGCGCTCTGCAACAAGGAAGTACAGGTACCGTACTGTTGACCATAGAGATATATACCAATAGCATTTATGCTCTTGACTGCAGCAGTTTACTTTGTTGCGTATAAGCACTGTGCGCAACTGCACCAacacatatattaaaaaaattttaacaaatggtgTGACATTTAATTTTCCTACTTATGTTGTCCATTGATGAGTTGTGATGTCATATTGTCTGAAAGAGTATGTTGGTTACTCTTCTGCTTCTTACTCGAGCAGGTTCATTTCACGAGCTTGAGAAGATGTGAATGAACTACGTTGAACATTAACCTAATATGATAAGGCATTGCGTAAAGGAATTGGACATTAACCTAATATGATAAGGCATTGCGTAAAGGAATTAACAGCAAGAATGTGAGAAGTTCAAGTGGTtaaaaagagagcgagaggattACTCATTCAGTTTCTTGAATGGACAAAATGGGGTTAGTTCATGGACTGCAGTTTGTGACAATCATATGCATGATGTTGAGTTGTGATTCTCGGTAAGTATGCTCTTACTTCTTGTACTTGGGCCAGATGGAATCTCTGTCTTTATGCAATATACTTTCAGCACGAATATGCATGCAGAGTTTGAGATCCTGCACACCTGGGACAGCAATCCTGTGACTCATGACCCCATCAGGATCATGTTCTCTCCTGGTGTTAGAGGGCTAAAAATGAAGGCCATTGGTCCCTTCTTCAATGACCCTGAGGCCCCAGCAGGACCACCTGGCCAGCCCTTCCCTGGACTCTGGGATTATGAAGGTGGGTGAGAGCTCAGACTAAGGTAGGCCATACTATGTGTTTATTTGGGAAAACTTTAAAGTGATAGTCAACAAATGCATCAACAACATATTTGGTATGAGGTTTCAAACTGTATGCATGAATCTACATTGTGTTTAGAAATGTGGTCCTGACAATTTGAATATTACTCCTTTATGTCCTTAGTTGTGGAGTCCTTCTTTCTTGATAGTACTACAGACAATTACTTAGAGGTGGAGTTTTGCCCGTAAGTCAAATTTTTAGTTGCTTTAATTTTTACAGCCACACAgacatttaataaatgaaagCATGCTACCGAGGCTTCCGCTTTATCTTGTGCTGCTTTCTGTGATTTCACTTCAGACACGGTCAGCACTTGGTATTACTGCTGTCAGGGGTCGGCCAAGCATTCCAGGTAGACAGATGTAATGGAAGTAATCAAAGGGTTCATAAAGGGTTATTAATATGCTGTgccatgttttaaaatatttccctTGTACCTCCTTCCAGGAACAACTGCCAATAGATTTTAATGCTACAATCATCGGAGACAAATGGATGGGTGAGGCTCTTCTTCCCTGGATGTACTTTCCTCCAAATGTGAACAAGATGAACTCTTATGCCATTCATGGCTCTGGAGAGAAGCGCATATATGAAGCACTCTATCCCATCCCCAGTGATGAGCTTGTTGAGGGACAAAAGCCAAACTTGTGAGTATACCATTCGATATACCTACTGTATTACTCACAGCAAACCTATGTTCTTTTGCAGCTAATTAGGACAAAGAACAATTCGATATTCCCTGAAACTGCAAAATCGTTTTGAACCTGCTCAATCATTGTGAAATCCCATGTATTTCAGTGAATTGGCACAATTCCACTCGTCCAATTTTATACACCACATATCCTCACTCgtgtcacgggtgagctg
It includes:
- the c6h4orf33 gene encoding UPF0462 protein C4orf33 homolog, with protein sequence MGLVHGLQFVTIICMMLSCDSRTNMHAEFEILHTWDSNPVTHDPIRIMFSPGVRGLKMKAIGPFFNDPEAPAGPPGQPFPGLWDYEVVESFFLDSTTDNYLEVEFCPHGQHLVLLLSGVGQAFQEQLPIDFNATIIGDKWMGEALLPWMYFPPNVNKMNSYAIHGSGEKRIYEALYPIPSDELVEGQKPNFHALKYFGNFRLQSIMGDGWHQPESDLWTGKP